The DNA region CACAATATAAACGGCCCGATCCCGGAGGGTGCTGAGGTCATCAAACTCGGCCCGCTCCATGGCCCGCTGGGCGAAACGGGCTTCAAGCAGATGGGTGCGATCTCGAAAAATCTTGAATTCACCCTGCGCTCGCTCAATCCCGTCGCCATTCATGCGAGTTTCGGTAAATCGGGGACATACGCCCTCCCCCTCGCCCGCAAGCTGAACCTGCCCCTGGCCGTGACCTACTACGGCGGCGACGCGACCAAGACGATCAACACGAAAAACTCCTTCATTCGCGTCTACAACCGACGCCGCGCCCGGCTCTGGCGCGAGGCCGACCTCATCCTGCCCTGCTCGGACTTCATTCGCCGGGAACTCCTCGCCAACGGGGCTCCAGACGAAAAGATGATCGTCCACCACAACACCGCCGACCCAACTACGTTCCAGCCTGGCGACAAGAGAGACCTGCTCGTCTTCGCGGGTCGCTGGACCGAGAAAAAAGGCATCGACACGCTGATCACCGCGCTGTCGAAACTGAAAAAAGAACTCGAAGGCTGGAGCGTCCGCCTGATCGGCGACGGCGAACTCAAAGGTAGCCTCGTCGCGCAACTCGAGGCCGCTGGCGTAGAGGCTGAACTACCCGGCTGGGTCTCGTCCGACGACATGCCCAAACACTGGGCCGAGGCCCGCATCGCCTGCGTACCCTCGAAGCGCGCGGCCTCGGGCAATGCCGAAGGCCTGCCACTCGCTTGCATCGAGGCGATGCTCTCGGGCTGCGCCCTCGCCGCCACAAAACACGCGGGCATCCCCGAGTGCGTAATCGACGGCGAAACCGGCTACCTCGTGGACGAGGGGGACAATGCAGCCCTCGCCGATCGCCTTGCCAAGATGCTCAGCGACCGCGA from Myxococcales bacterium includes:
- a CDS encoding glycosyltransferase, which encodes HNINGPIPEGAEVIKLGPLHGPLGETGFKQMGAISKNLEFTLRSLNPVAIHASFGKSGTYALPLARKLNLPLAVTYYGGDATKTINTKNSFIRVYNRRRARLWREADLILPCSDFIRRELLANGAPDEKMIVHHNTADPTTFQPGDKRDLLVFAGRWTEKKGIDTLITALSKLKKELEGWSVRLIGDGELKGSLVAQLEAAGVEAELPGWVSSDDMPKHWAEARIACVPSKRAASGNAEGLPLACIEAMLSGCALAATKHAGIPECVIDGETGYLVDEGDNAALADRLAKMLSDREATAKMGRAGRAYAMESFNLQKQSVILEDHLLRIAGLE